From a single Anomaloglossus baeobatrachus isolate aAnoBae1 chromosome 4, aAnoBae1.hap1, whole genome shotgun sequence genomic region:
- the LOC142301948 gene encoding volume-regulated anion channel subunit LRRC8C-like, giving the protein MILLAELKQFTAQDPSLRILKPWFDVMSDYLNLLMLSVSVFSSTLQAYSDKMLCVPVPPKPLLENVINLTSVHGCQSYFFTSGHKTTMESQYYLMINQWCYEHVIPNYLRFFPYLILVNSSIFLITSNFWFKFPGTLSRIKQFITVLGMCLASPWTTKALAKTMQEERRIHVAPSETKAETPEPINPPVSLIDNTEQPVITEKPEDLPKPPQKQVGFFLEEAESPSVTHRKPKKFIKAVTNKGINVSLFDKKEGEQAKALFERVKNFRLHTEGKSLLYYTYKTQAILRVLLATALFSYVTYHTPDMKYEFYCVEPQNISGYTEFYCVYVPWRMFTMLSVIFLLLLLMYNSICLYTVYWIFHYKLQEYSFEIIRKGSSIDDIPDVINDFAFLLHLIDQYDPLYAWKFAVFLSDVSETKLNQLNMNIYWTQEKLQQRLTINSEGKTEIRLPILPGIPEQLFQLVEIEVLKVEKLKSATLTGDVSNLRMLKELWISNSNIKIGTRALDFLKKNLHILRVSFSSPDEIPSWMYNLSSLRELYISGQVQSESSIDVGLQPFKELPKLKYLYLKLHVSSVPSAIIRLAQTLESLTIHNEYVNLSSVSILKKFTNLKELRLNYCQLDHIPSSIVSLAKLQEVDFSNNNLSFLVELTCLQQLKNLVSLHLSRNNISSIPPHIAKLSSLEKLYINNNHLKSISLAIFKLTRLTCLDFSNNHIHYLPADIGKLVHLKYLSISHNKLTFLPDQLFSCIKLQTLVLSHNKISIISSNTGALTQLTFLDLMENKLEKLPPELENCTYLKRNQLLVEKEIFDTLPYEIRERMNIKNYLTSELVKTEDTTGY; this is encoded by the exons ATGATTCTTCTAGCTGAACTCAAGCAATTCACTGCACAGGACCCTTCTCTACGGATCTTAAAACCGTGGTTCGATGTCATGTCTGATTATCTCAACCTCCTTATGCTTTCAGTGTCTGTGTTCTCTTCCACTTTGCAG GCCTATAGTGACAAAATGCTTTGTGTGCCTGTGCCCCCAAAACCTTTATTAGAAAATGTTATCAATCTCACCTCAGTCCATGGATGTCAGAGTTACTTTTTCACATCAGGACACAAGACAACAATGGAGTCACAATACTATCTCATGATCAACCAATGGTGCTATGAACATGTGATCCCTAATTATCTGAGGTTTTTTccttaccttatcttggtgaactcaTCAATTTTTTTGATTACCAGCAACTTTTGGTTTAAGTTTCCAGGGACACTTTCAAGGATCAAGCAGTTCATTACTGTTCTTGGAATGTGCCTTGCTTCTCCTTGGACCACAAAAGCCCTTGCAAAGACTATGCAGGAGGAGAGGAGGATTCACGTGGCTCCATCAGAAACTAAGGCTGAAACTCCAGAACCCATTAATCCACCTGTCTCTCTGATAGACAATACAGAACAACCGGTAATCACAGAAAAGCCAGAAGATCTACCAAAGCCACCACAAAAACAAGTTGGTTTCTTTTTGGAGGAAGCTGAGAGTCCAAGTGTGACACATAGGAAGCCCAAAAAGTTTATTAAAGCAGTAACAAACAAAGGAATCAATGTGTCACTATTCGACAAGAAAGAAGGAGAGCAGGCAAAGGCTCTTTTTGAAAGAGTTAAAAATTTCCGTCTTCACACAGAGGGGAAGAGCCTACTTTATTATACGTACAAGACGCAAGCTATATTACGAGTGCTGCTGGCAACAGCCTTGTTCTCATATGTTACTTATCATACACCAGACATGAAATATGAATTCTACTGTGTGGAGCCACAAAACATTTCGGGGTACACAGAATTCTACTGTGTGTATGTGCCTTGGAGAATGTTTACCATGTTGTCAGTCATCTTCCTGCTATTACTTTTGATGTACAACTCGATATGCCTCTATACTGTATACTGGATCTTCCATTACAAGTTACAAGAATACTCTTTTGAAATAATCCGAAAGGGGTCAAGTATAGATGACATCCCTGATGTGATTAACGATTTTGCTTTTCTTCTCCATTTGATCGATCAGTACGATCCACTTTATGCGTGGAAGTTTGCCGTCTTTCTATCGGATGTTAGTGAAACCAAGCTGAACCAACTTAACATGAACATCTACTGGACACAAGAGAAACTTCAGCAGCGTTTAACCATCAACTCTGAAGGCAAGACTGAGATTCGATTACCAATACTCCCCGGCATCCCAGAACAGCTCTTCCAGTTAGTAGAGATTGAGGTACTGAAAGTGGAGAAGTTAAAAAGTGCTACTTTAACAGGTGATGTCTCCAACCTGAGAATGCTCAAAGAACTTTGGATCTCTAACTCTAACATAAAGATTGGAACAAGAGCACTAGACTTTTTGAAAAAGAACCTACACATCTTAAGAGTGAGTTTCAGCAGTCCAGATGAGATACCATCTTGGATGTACAACCTATCATCTCTGCGAGAGCTATACATCAGTGGCCAAGTTCAGTCAGAAAGTAGCATTGATGTTGGTTTACAACCCTTTAAGGAACTTCCAAAGCTCAAGTATCTTTACCTCAAGCTTCACGTATCTTCTGTTCCTTCAGCTATAATACGTTTGGCCCAAACTCTCGAAAGCCTTACTATTCACAATGAATATGTTAACCTGTCTTCAGTCTCCATCTTGAAAAAATTTACAAATCTTAAAGAGCTGAGACTCAACTATTGCCAGTTGGATCACATACCTAGTTCTATAGTCAGCCTTGCAAAACTCCAGGAGGTGGACTTCAGCAATAACAACCTGAGCTTTCTGGTGGAACTGACGTGCCTACAGCAACTGAAAAATCTAGTTTCTTTGCATCTTTCTAGAAATAACATCTCCTCTATTCCACCACATATTGCTAAACTATCCAGTCTTGAGAAGCTGTACATAAATAATAATCATTTGAAATCCATCTCCTTAGCAATCTTCAAACTGACCAGGCTGACCTGTTTGGACTTCTCAAATAATCATATCCACTACCTCCCTGCAGACATTGGGAAACTGGTTCACCTGAAGTACCTCTCGATATCTCATAACAAATTGACCTTCTTGCCTGATCAACTTTTTTCCTGCATAAAGCTTCAGACTCTGGTGCTTTCCCATAACAAAATATCAATTATTTCATCAAATACTGGAGCATTAACGCAGTTAACCTTCTTAGATCTCATGGAGAATAAATTGGAGAAACTACCTCCAGAACTGGAGAACTGCACCTACCTAAAAAGGAACCAACTGTTGGTTGAGAAGGAGATCTTTGACACCCTGCCCTATGAAATAAGAGAGAGGATGAACATCAAGAATTATCTT